The Sorangiineae bacterium MSr11954 DNA segment CCGGGCTCGAAGGCCATCAAGCGCGAGGCGGAGGCCGAAGGGCTCGACCGCATCTTCACCGAGGCCGGCGCCGAGTGGCGCGAGGCGGGGTGCTCGATGTGCATCGCCATGAACGGCGATCAGCTGGCGCGGGGCGAGTACGCGGTGAGCACCAGCAACCGCAACTTCGAAGGGCGCCAGGGGCCCGGCTCGCGCACGTTCTTGGCGTCGCCGCTCACGGCGGCGGCGGCGGCGGTCACCGGGTGCATCACCGATGTGCGCACGTTGCTCGGGGGAGGTGCATCGTGAGCGGCTTCGTCACGCTCTCCGCGCGGGCGGTGCGGCTCTTGGTCGACGACATCGACACGGACCAGATCATCCCCGCCCGCTTCCTCAAGGTGACGGACAAAAAGGGCCTCGGCGAAAAGCTGTTCGCCGACTGGCGCACGCGGCCCGACTTTCCGTTGAACCACCCCGACGCCAAAGGGTCGGAGATCCTCCTGGCCGGCATCAACTTCGGCTGCGGCTCCTCGCGCGAGCACGCGCCGTGGGCGCTCTGCGACTGGGGGATCCGCGCGGTCATCGCGCGCTCGTTCGCCGACATCTTCCGGCAGAACGCGCTCAAGAACGGGCTGCTCCCGGTGGCGCTCGACGAGGCCTCGCACGCGCAGGTGGTCGCGCTCACGGCCGCCGATCCCAAGGCCCAGCTCCGCATCGATCTGCCGAACCAGCGGGTCGAGCTTCCGGACGGCAGTGCGTTCGCGTTCCCCATCGACCCGTTCTCCAAGCACTGCCTCGAGAATGGCCTCGACGAATTGGGGTATATCCTCTCGCTTTCCGATCGGATTACCGCTTATGAAGCGGAGAAGACATTCTGAAGACCGAGGGCGCTCGCTCGCGGCGCCCGTTTCCTGAGCTCGGCGCGCCGCCCGCGGCGCCCGACTTTCAACGAGGAGCTCCCGCGTGACGACGAAAACGATCGTTCTTTTGCCCGGCGATGGCGTCGGGCCCGAGGTGGTGCGCGAGGCCCGCGGTGCGCTCGAGCGCGTGGCGGAGCTGTTTGGTCATTCGTTCGCGTTCAGCGAGCACGCCATCGGCGGCATCGCCATCGACGAGCACGACGATCCGCTCCCCCAGGCGACGCTCGACGCGTGCTCCAAGGCCGACGCGGTGCTCCTCGGGGCGGTGGGCGGCCCCAAGTGGGACGATCCCAAGCGCAAGGTGCGCCCCGAGCAAGGCTTGCTCGGCCTGCGCCGCGGCCTGGGCCTCTTCGCCAACCTGCGCCCGGTGCGCGTTCATCCGAAGCTCGCCGCGGCCTCGCCCCTGAAGACGGACAAGGTGGAGGGGGTCGACATTCTGTTCGTGCGCGAGCTCACCGGAGGCCTCTACTTCGGCCAGCCGCGGCTGCGCGAGAAGCTGGAGAGCGGCAAGGTGCGCGCGGTCGACACCCTCGAGTACACGGACGAAGAGGTCCGCCGCGTCGTTCACCTGGCCTTCCGCTTGGCGGAGCCGCGCAAGAAGCGCGTGACCTCGGTCGACAAGGCCAATGTGCTCGAGTCCTCGCGTCTCTGGCGCGAGGTGGCCACCGAGGTGGGCGCGGAGTTCAAACACGTTGCGCTCGAGCATCAGCTGGTCGACTCGTGCGCCATGCGCCTCATTACGGCGGCGCGCTCGTTCGACGTGGTGGTGACCGAGAACATGTTCGGCGACATCCTCACGGACGAAGCCGCCGTGCTCGCAGGCTCGCTTGGCTTGCTCCCCAGCGCATCGTTGGGCGAGGGGACCCGCGGCGTCTACGAGCCCATCCACGGCTCGGCGCCCGACATCGCGGGCAAGGACATCGCCAATCCCACGGGCACCATCCTGAGCGCGGCCATGCTGCTCCGTCACTCGCTCGGCCTCACGCGCGAGGCGGAGGCGGTCGAGCGCGCCGTGGACGAGGTTCTGTCCTCGGGCGCCCGCACCGCCGACATCCCCGGCGCGGGCGACGCGCTCTCCACGCGCGCCTTTGGCGAACGGGTGCGCGCCGCGATCCGGGCCTGATCGGCTCGTCGATTACCCGCACTTGCCGATGCGCGCGAGGGTGACACCCGCTCTCGCGCGCTCGCAGTCATTTCCGTAGGTCTTCCCGTCGCAGCCGCAAACGGGAGCGCTTTGTTTGGTGCAGGCGTCTGGCTTGGCCCGGCAAATACCGGGCGTGCTGCGCGCGGAGCAGGTGCCTGCGGGGATCTCGCAGAACTCATTGGGGTTGCTGCATGGCGTCTGCTGCGCGCCGCCGCATCCGCGCGGTGCATCGGCGGCGAGCGGCACGGCGCCCGGTGCGTCCTCGGAGGCCCATGCGGTACAGGCCATCGCCAGAATGGCTGCCGACAACAGTGTGCGACCCTTCATGTCTACCCTCCATTGGGATTAGGCTTCAGCCTACGTTGGATTCGTACTTCGTTTGTTTCCTACGAATCACCGTCGATCGTCAACCCGTGGGAACGGCCGCGATCCCTCGACGATACCTCATGCGGCTTTACGTGCCCGACGAGGACGGCCCCAAAAAGAGCCGGTAAACGGGGTTGTAGGTCTCGTGCCAGCGGCGGTAGCCGATGTCGTCGAGCAAATGGTGCAATTGCGATTCGCTCTCCGGAGGCACCTGAAATCCGACCAGAGCGCGTCCGTAGTCGGCGCCGTGGTTGCGATAGTGGAATAGGCTGATGTTCCAATCGCCGCGCAGCCGCTCGAGAAAATTCAAGAGCGCGCCGGGGCGCTCCGGGAATTCGAAGCGAAAGAGCTTCTCGTGGTTGGCCGGCGCGTGCCCTCCCACCAAATGCCGAAGGTGCAATTTGGCGAGCTCGTTGCCGCTCAAATCGAGGGCGGGGAGGCCCGCGTCCTCCAACGTCGCGAGCAGCAGATCGACCTCGCTCGCGCTCTGCACCTCCAGCCCCACGAAGACGTGCGCCTTCTTGGGATCCGCATAGCGGTAATTGAACTCGGTGACCGAGCGCCGCCCGATGAGCGCGCAGAACTCGCGAAAGCTGCCCGGCCGCTCGGGGATGGTCACCGCCAGCAGCGCCTCCCGCTTTTCGCCCAGGGCGGCCCGCTCGGCCACGTGGCGCAGGCGGTCGAAGTTCATATTGGCGCCCGAGGCGATGGCCACCAAGGTGCGCCCGTAGTTGCCCTCGCGCTCGGCCCACTGCTTCAAGCCGGCCACGGCCAGCGCGCCGGCCGGCTCCAGGATGGATCGCGTGTCCTCGAAGACGTCTTGAATGGCCGCGCAGATGGCGTCGCCATCGACCCGGAGCACTTCGTCCACGTATTTTCGGCACAGGTCGAAGGTGGCCTCGCCGACGCGTTTGACGGCGACGCCATCGGCAAAGAGCCCCACCTCCTCGAGGGTGACCCGCGTGCCTGCTTGGAGCGAGCGGTACATGGCATCGGCGTCGACCGGCTCCACGCCGATGACCTTCACCTCGGGCTTGAGCCACTTGATGTACGCGGCGATGCCGGCGATGAGCCCTCCGCCGCCGACCGGCACGAACACCGCGTGCAGATCGCGCGGCCGCTGGCGAAGCAGCTCCATGCCGATGGTGCCCTGGCCGGCGATCACATCGGGATCGTCGTAGGCGTGCACGAAGGTCGCGCCGTGCTCGCGCGCGAGGGCGAGCGCCCGCTCGTACGCTTCGCCGTACGAATCGCCGAAGAGCTCCACCTTGGCGCCGCGATCGGCCACCGCCCGCACCTTGATCTCCGGCGTGGTGGCCGGCATGACGATGCTGGCCCGGCATCCGAGCCTCTGCGCGGCC contains these protein-coding regions:
- the leuD gene encoding 3-isopropylmalate dehydratase small subunit, which encodes MSGFVTLSARAVRLLVDDIDTDQIIPARFLKVTDKKGLGEKLFADWRTRPDFPLNHPDAKGSEILLAGINFGCGSSREHAPWALCDWGIRAVIARSFADIFRQNALKNGLLPVALDEASHAQVVALTAADPKAQLRIDLPNQRVELPDGSAFAFPIDPFSKHCLENGLDELGYILSLSDRITAYEAEKTF
- the leuB gene encoding 3-isopropylmalate dehydrogenase, translating into MTTKTIVLLPGDGVGPEVVREARGALERVAELFGHSFAFSEHAIGGIAIDEHDDPLPQATLDACSKADAVLLGAVGGPKWDDPKRKVRPEQGLLGLRRGLGLFANLRPVRVHPKLAAASPLKTDKVEGVDILFVRELTGGLYFGQPRLREKLESGKVRAVDTLEYTDEEVRRVVHLAFRLAEPRKKRVTSVDKANVLESSRLWREVATEVGAEFKHVALEHQLVDSCAMRLITAARSFDVVVTENMFGDILTDEAAVLAGSLGLLPSASLGEGTRGVYEPIHGSAPDIAGKDIANPTGTILSAAMLLRHSLGLTREAEAVERAVDEVLSSGARTADIPGAGDALSTRAFGERVRAAIRA
- a CDS encoding Kazal-type serine protease inhibitor family protein, producing the protein MKGRTLLSAAILAMACTAWASEDAPGAVPLAADAPRGCGGAQQTPCSNPNEFCEIPAGTCSARSTPGICRAKPDACTKQSAPVCGCDGKTYGNDCERARAGVTLARIGKCG
- the ilvA gene encoding threonine ammonia-lyase, biosynthetic; amino-acid sequence: MTRPNDSRALMESILTAPVYDVAIESALDPAPNLSRRLGHQVLLKREDLQPVFSFKLRGAYTKMARLDRAELDRGVVAASAGNHAQGVALAAQRLGCRASIVMPATTPEIKVRAVADRGAKVELFGDSYGEAYERALALAREHGATFVHAYDDPDVIAGQGTIGMELLRQRPRDLHAVFVPVGGGGLIAGIAAYIKWLKPEVKVIGVEPVDADAMYRSLQAGTRVTLEEVGLFADGVAVKRVGEATFDLCRKYVDEVLRVDGDAICAAIQDVFEDTRSILEPAGALAVAGLKQWAEREGNYGRTLVAIASGANMNFDRLRHVAERAALGEKREALLAVTIPERPGSFREFCALIGRRSVTEFNYRYADPKKAHVFVGLEVQSASEVDLLLATLEDAGLPALDLSGNELAKLHLRHLVGGHAPANHEKLFRFEFPERPGALLNFLERLRGDWNISLFHYRNHGADYGRALVGFQVPPESESQLHHLLDDIGYRRWHETYNPVYRLFLGPSSSGT